From one Lycium ferocissimum isolate CSIRO_LF1 chromosome 7, AGI_CSIRO_Lferr_CH_V1, whole genome shotgun sequence genomic stretch:
- the LOC132062215 gene encoding protein terminal ear1-like, translating to MSVRRSLLNPQAPEYTPISHVSNTAFHPPSPPRENVTGGPRNIPTKLVKARESVSRPRTPPRLRKGKGRGFFNGNRGVFGRGSCSSNEGLVCRRMENDDQRRNVCYRNWSRNNGLKKHDVIPLSWSRKNNTTVMIKNIPYDYNREMLMQFLDEYCSVENQKATDSKGENIVSAYDFLYLPMDFKSKRGKGYAFVNFTDHRTVWKFFCAFNDKLNVFPGSYRRVKIVTAKFQGKEALVHRFKETRFECESEGFLPVWFSPSRDGSGESVQMITVGKCKATPSCSSLSR from the exons ATGTCTGTTCGAAGGAGTTTGTTGAACCCTCAAGCACCCGAATATACCCCTATCTCGCACGTCTCAAACACTGCCTTTCATCCACCTTCACCGCCTAGGGAGAATGTGACAGGTGGCCCTCGGAATATTCCTACGAAGTTGGTCAAAGCACGAGAAAGCGTCTCTAGACCTCGTACTCCTCCTAGGTTGAGAAAAGGAAAGGGCCGAGGTTTTTTTAATGGGAACAGAGGTGTGTTTGGAAGAGGAAGTTGTAGTTCAAATGAGGGTTTAGTTTGTCGGAGAATGGAAAATGATGATCAGAGGCGTAATGTTTGTTATAGGAATTGGTCAAGGAACAATGGGTTGAAGAAACATGATGTGATACCTCTGAGCTGGTCACGAAAAAATAATACTACTGTCATGATAAAAAATATCCCATATGACTATAA CCGTGAAATGTTGATGCAATTTCTGGATGAGTACTGCTCAGTGGAAAATCAAAAGGCGACAGATTCAAAGGGAGAAAACATTGTCTCTGcttatgatttcttgtatttgcCTATGGATTTCAA AAGCAAGAGAGGCAAAGGATATGCTTTTGTGAACTTCACCGATCACAGAACTGTGTGGAAATTCTTTTGTGCTTTTAATGACAAACTAAACGTGTTTCCAGGATCTTATAGGAGGGTTAAGATTGTCACTGCAAAGTTCCAG GGAAAAGAGGCTTTGGTGCACCGATTCAAGGAAACAAGGTTTGAGTGTGAATCAGAAGGTTTTTTGCCAGTTTGGTTTAGTCCTTCAAGGGATGGCTCTGGGGAATCGGTGCAAATGATTACCGTAGGAAAATGCAAAGCTACTCCATCCTGCTCATCATTATCTCGATAA
- the LOC132065059 gene encoding uncharacterized protein LOC132065059, with protein sequence MDTVMLSSSSQLMALHRLLRPGPAPILSFSFLNQHLSLPHQTTSLHPITNNSPSFFPSLHTPSPLFLRSTTFSNLPVNSTSQSLLVEDVDDVEIAKENGQVIASRPSESETKILRAKLPSLTVKEKKELASYAHSLGKKLKSQQVGKSGVTDNVVFALDETLESKEFLKLKIHGTCPGGELDDVVKHLEEATGSVVISQIGRTVILYRPSLTKMKAEEKKKQNQILFMRKQKQYAERRSSQSKGEVPRPYARGRRGSSSV encoded by the exons ATGGATACTGTAATGTTATCTTCTTCCTCTCAACTCATGGCTCTCCATCGCCTGCTCCGACCCGGACCCGCTCCAATCCTCTCTTTCTCCTTCCTTAATCAACACCTCTCTCTTCCCCATCAAACGACGTCGCTTCATCCCATCACCAATAATTCTCCTTCCTTCTTCCCTTCTCTCCATACCCCTTCACCCCTCTTCCTTCGTTCTACAACTTTCTCGAACCTTCCAGTTAACTCTACTTCTCAATCCCTCTTGGTTGAGGATGTTGATGACGTGGAAATTGCAAAAGAAAATGGACAAGTTATTGCTTCAAGGCCTAGTGAGTCAGAGACAAAAATATTACGGGCGAAATTACCGAGCCTAACagtaaaggagaaaaaagaattgGCATCGTATGCACATAGTTTAGGGAAGAAGTTAAAGAGTCAACAAGTTGGAAAATCTGGTGTTACTGATAATGTGGTATTTGCTTTGGATGAGACTCTTGAATCTAAGGAGTTTCTCAAG CTCAAAATACATGGTACCTGTCCTGGAGGAGAGCTTGATGATGTTGTAAAGCACTTAGAGGAAGCAACTGGCTCAGTGGTTATTAGTCAGATTGGTAGGACTGTGATTCTCTACCGTCCAAGCCTGACAAAAATGAAAGctgaagagaagaagaaacagaatcaaattctttttatgagaaaacaaaaacaatacgCAGAGAGACGATCATCTCAG AGTAAAGGAGAGGTACCAAGACCATATGCTCGTGGTCGCCGAGGAAGTAGCAGTGTGTGA